A single genomic interval of Meles meles chromosome 9, mMelMel3.1 paternal haplotype, whole genome shotgun sequence harbors:
- the LOC123950890 gene encoding collagen alpha-1(I) chain-like: protein MSGRATALTPSGPGPTSCLWARFVPFAQRADPSHPHKKPRFKPACQRLLPRHPALPSPRARSCARPALAAGQAPLASASVVRTRTRSRTAQGGPQSRGGHLGHARSLQGEESRVPARRRVFRPGCGLVRGKGHCRRGRGDPRVPTSPPRTLPAVRASFSTGARARCRRRRSARRCPRAREPAGHPRPELSLARGRGVSPHSGRGGYHAGLRGTALRSTDLHTAGARGVPESRASPAGNTAGTREEHRAGVPHAKHPRNRPRALTPHPGNLRGPQGPQAHPAAPGSAPGAEPPAGSGPGGEWTRRRARRLTESPGPLAPPRRAPNSAPPRGTAGPTQRGLSARAPPRTGPPGPGFEDPRGRPPRPHAHSARRQQRGVAPRQVSLRGRVAGTRRRLAVTTKGRGGGPGAARRPVPPSPGSASSRQPRHRRQQVFAASGREEDPALAPPSPCNLPAGARRPPARRPCRAPRPDWAPARRGPAPSGRSLPHAPPQSAALRVLGARRLRPRTESCRTSARTQHPRPRPARPPRCPPRRFPPPPAASRAAGALTGAAGLRAPASGGAGGTRRAPCRPAGALVAERDPRERDGLRALTGFRARAGAGGGTEGQRGTRENRPGQRRPFSTGAGTESPRPDGTCPASPTRPASSSAPRPPPCAWEPPARARALRSPELRAGRAGDTASGLPARADPGASTGKAGRSLDEHLKLGGLDVCPRRPGRRLRGLRSGVRVDGPGTAPCEARGLQSDKQTLPDPDAPLRACDAPHDHSCEGTRRSDGQKRGRSGGDRAGSAQSASARPASGSSTALHGPVRGTRWFGDQPPLTEAVFFPPEKTRPAVSGADAHPREHAALVDVTAVLDPSGPTSDPVSEESRSHDRTEASADVVFPVSAPAERKPGALWTVRTGAGRPRQPAPGREAAASLTASRTTALCSRCGALRSAREPRVPETVREPPERAAHVVRSARPVSTCRGSTGRVRAARQLGLRRSRAVGASPPGEAETPQQARLACFRPGRAALPGASGVEPTWTFARPGFPEVRLSLRAGSAAPASPPFPNEVLSGGRRTPCLCACPRDLEAARKETLDACDAPVMADGGGRNPTAPFPVPAPSPSPHAVLNMTRFYIFSPCLNSPTGDRCVTSVTRDTSCSMRRRRGTDARTAMTGFPERPH, encoded by the exons ATGTCAGGCCGGGCCACCGCACTGACCCCCAGCGGCCCTggccccacctcctgcctctgggCTCGGTTTGTTCCGTTTGCCCAGAGGGCTGACCCGAGTCACCCGCACAAGAAACCCCGGTTCAAACCCGCGTGCCAGCGGCTCCTTCCCCGCCACCCCGCACTCCCGTCTCCCCGTGCCCGCAGCTGCGCCCGGCCCGCTCTGGCCGCCGGCCAGGCCCCTCTCGCGTCCGCGTCGGTCGTGAGGACTCGAACACGCTCCCGCACGGCTCAAGGAGGCCCTCAGTCCCGCGGGGGGCACCTCGGCCACGCGCGCTCACTACAGGGCGAGGAGTCGCGGGTGCCCGCCCGACGCCGGGTTTTCCGGCCGGGCTGCGGGCTCGTGCGGGGGAAGGGGCACTGCCGGCGGGGAAGGGGCGATCCGCGAGTCCCGACCTCCCCGCCCCGCACGCTCCCTGCCGTCCGCGCCTCCTTCAGCACCGGGGCGCGCGCTCGGTGTCGCCGCCGGAGGTCGGCGCGGCGGTGTCCCCGCGCTCGGGAGCCAGCGGGACACCCACGACCAGAACTTTCTCTCGCGCGCGGACGCGGCGTCTCCCCGCACAGCGGTCGCGGAGGGTACCACGCAGGGCTCCGGGGGACGGCGCTGCGGTCCACCGACCTGCACACCGCGGGCGCACGCGGAGTGCCCGAAAGTAGAGCGAGTCCCGCTGGGAACACTGCGGGGACGCGGGAGGAGCACCGCGCCGGCGTCCCGCACGCTAAGCACCCCCGCAA CCGGCCCCGAGCCCTCACCCCGCACCCGGGGAACCTGCGCGGGCCTCAGGGACCACAGGCACACCCGGCCGCCCCGGGATCTGCTCCGGGCGCCGAGCCGCCCGCGGGCAGTGGACCCGGAGGGGAGTGGACCCGGCGGCGAGCCCGGCGGCTGACCGAGAGCCCGGGTCCCCTCGCCCCGCCGCGCCGCGCCCCTAACTCGGCGCCCCCACGGGGAACCGCTGGACCCACGCAGCGGGGACTCTCGGCGCGGGCGCCGCCCCGGACTGGGCCCCCCGGCCCCGGCTTTGAGGACCCCCGAggccgccctccccgcccccacgcccACTCCGCCCGGCGCCAACAAAGGGGGGTCGCGCCGCGCCAAGTTTCGCTCCGGGGTCGTGTCGCTGGGACCCGGCGACGACTTGCGG TTACCACAAAGGGCCGGGGAGGGGGTCCTGGAGCCGCGCGCCGGCCCGTCCCGCCCTCGCCGGGCTCCGCGTCCTCCCGGCAGCCGCGCCACCGCCGTCAACAGGTCTTCGCCGCCTCCGGGCGGGAGGAGGACCCCGCGCTCGCGCCGCCCTCCCCCTGCAACCTGCCCGCCGGCGCCCGGCGCCCCCCTGCCCGGCGCCCTTGCCGCGCGCCCCGGCCGGACTGGGCTCCCGCCCGCCGAGGCCCGGCACCGAGCGGCCGCTCCTTACCTCACGCGCCGCCGCAGTCGGCCGCGCTGCGCGTCCTCGGGGCCCGCCGGCTCCGCCCCCGCACGGAAAGTTGCCGGACGTCGGCGCGGACTCAGCACCCCCGGCCGCGGCCCGCCCGCCCCCCGCGCTGCCCGCCCCGCCGCTTCCCGCCGCCTCCCGCCGCCTCCCGCGCGGCCGGAGCGCTCACTGGCGCGGCAGGGCTGCGGGCGCCGGCCTCGGGCGGGGCCGGCGGGACGCGGCGCGCCCCCTGTCGGCCGGCGGGAGCGCTGGTAGCGGAGCGGGACCCCCGAGAGCGGGATGGGCTGCGGGCGCTGACGGGCTTCCGGGCCCGGGCTGGCGCGGGCGGAGGGAccgaggggcagagggggacgCGGGAGAACCGGCCCGGACAGCGGAGGCCTTTCTCGACCGGCGCCGGGACGGAA TCCCCGCGGCCGGACGGCACCTGCCCCGCATCGCCCACGCGGCCCGCTTCCAGCTCTGCGCCCCGACCGCCTCCCTGCGCGTGGGAGCCGCCGGCACGGGCACGTGCGCTTCGGAGCCCAGAACTGCGCGCGGGGCGTGCGGGAGACACCGCCAGCGGCCTCCCCGCGCGGGCGGACCCTGGTGCGAGCACCGGGAAGGCAGGTCGGTCCCTTGACGAGCACCTGAAGCTCGGGGGCCTCGACGTGTGTCCAAGACGCCCGGGACGGAGGCTGCGAGGATTGCGTTCGGGGGTGCGCGTAGACGGTCCAGGGACAGCGCCTTGTGAGGCGCGGGGCCTGCAGTCGGACAAGCAGACCCTCCCAGACCCCGACGCTCCGCTCCGCGCCTGCGACGCCCCGCACGATCATAGCTGCGAGGGGACTCGGCGGTCAGACGGACAGAAGCGCGGCCGCAGCGGCGGGGACAGAGCAGGGTCAGCGCAGTCGGCGTCCGCGCGCCCGGCGTCCGGTTCTTCCACCGCACTTCACGGTCCGGTCCGGGGAACGCGGTGGTTCGGGGACCAACCCCCCTTGACGGAAGCAGTTTTCTTCCCGCCGGAGAAGACGCGGCCTGCGGTTTCCGGAGCGGACGCTCACCCGAGGGAGCACGCGGCCCTCGTCGACGTGACCGCAGTCCTGGACCCCAGCGGACCCACCTCAGACCCAGTGAGTGAGGAGAGCCGGAGCCACGACCGGACTGAGGCGTCTGCGGACGTGGTCTTCCCTGTTAGCGCACCGGCCGAGCG GAAGCCAGGGGCGCTGTGGACGGTGAGGACCGGGGCAGGCCGTCCGCGCCAGCCCGCCCCGGGCCGCGAGGCGGCGGCTTCCCTCACGGCGTCACGCACGACCGCGCTCTGCTCGCGCTGTGGGGCTCTGCGCTCTGCCCGAGAACCCCGGGTCCCCGAGACCGTCCGTGAACCCCCGGAGCGTGCGGCCCACGTCGTGAGGAGTGCGAGACCCGTGTCGACCTGTCGCGGCTCCACCGGACGCGTGCGGGCCGCGAGGCAACTCGGGCTGCGGAGATCACGCGCCGTCGGTGCTTCCCCACCAGGTGAGGCCGAAACCCCGCAACAGGCGCGTCTTGCCTGCTTCCGGCCTGGACGAGCGGCTCTTCCGGGCGCTTCCGGCGTTGAGCCCACGTGGACCTTCGCTCGGCCGGGGTTCCCCGAGGTCAGACTCTCCCTCCGAGCGGGATCCGCGGCTCCCGCTTCCCCTCCGTTCCCCAATGAAGTCCTTTCTGGAGGACGCCGGACGCCGTGCCTGTGCGCCTGTCCGCGGGACTTGGAAGCTGCCCGGAAAGAAACACTAGACGCCTGTGACGCGCCTGTCATGGCCGACGGAGGGGGACGAAACCCCACAGCGCCCTTCCCGGTCCCGGCGCCGTCCCCGTCACCGCACGCGGTGCTAAACATGACtcgtttttatattttctccccGTGTTTAAACTCTCCGACCGGCGACCGCTGTGTCACTTCTGTAACCCGTGACACGAGCTGCTCCATGAGGCGGCGCAGAGGGACAGACGCAAGGACGGCAATGACCGGGTTTCCAGAAAGGCCGCACTGA